In the genome of Pelodiscus sinensis isolate JC-2024 chromosome 3, ASM4963464v1, whole genome shotgun sequence, one region contains:
- the SLC66A3 gene encoding solute carrier family 66 member 3: protein MEALLALANWSTLLVCLVLKLPQVVAVRAAGSARGLSLQSLVLELSGFLVFLRYQSYYSYPLETYLEYPILIAQDVILLLFVLHYSGNMKQALPYVVIFVGGWYFLTLQKWVIDLAMNLCTLISAASKFAQLRYLWQTRDSGQVSALTWSMSTYTCATRIVTTLMTTNDPMVLVRFIIMLVLNIWVTATILRYRKTEKTD from the exons ATGGAGGCGCTGCTGGCGCTGGCCAACTGGAGCACGCTGCTCGTGTGCCTGGTGCTCAAGCTGCCGCAGGTGGTGGCCGTGCGGGCGGCCGGTTCCGCGCGCGGCCTCAGCCTGCAGAGCCTGGTGCTGGAGCTGAGCGG tttCCTTGTGTTTCTAAGGTACCAGAGTTACTACAGTTACCCCCTTGAGACTTACCTGGAGTACCCCATTCTAATTGCACAAG ATGTCATACTCCTGCTCTTTGTTCTGCATTATAGTGGCAACATGAAGCAAGCTTTGCCTTACGTAGTCAT ATTTGTGGGAGGATGGTACTTTCTAACTCTTCAGAAATGGGTAATAGACCTGGCGATG AATTTGTGTACATTAATCAGTGCAGCAAGTAAATTTGCTCAGCTGAGATATCTATGGCAAACAAGAGATTCTGGACAAGTGAGCGCCCTGACCTGGAGTATGTCTACGTACACTTGTGCAA CAAGAATCGTTACAACTTTAATGACCACAAATGATCCTATGG TTCTAGTCCGCTTCATAATCATGCTGGTTCTTAATATATGGGTCACAGCCACAATACTGCGTTACAGGAAGACGGAAAAGACTGATTAG